Genomic DNA from Oncorhynchus tshawytscha isolate Ot180627B linkage group LG04, Otsh_v2.0, whole genome shotgun sequence:
TAAtttataaatacataaatacatccCATGTAAGGATAGTCATCTTCGGTCATGAGTCCATTGTTGTATTTAACATACTCAAACGCCTGGCTTGGGAGTCCCCTGAAACCAATACATTACAGTATCTGAATGATGTTTTTGCAGACAGATAGCTACATTATGTATCAGGAGGCATAGAAGTCACATGCAGGACAAATGATAAGCTCATGTGATTTTAAGATGGTACTGTAGGCTACCAACCCCATACATCCGTGATTGTTGAAGTCTTGAGCACAGTCCACCAGTTGCTGCTCAGACTGGAAAATATAGAACGATAACTCACAGATAAGGCTATTACCAACAACCATTCAACAACCAATTCAACTACAGTCTTTCTATTATACCGCTTCATATGAAACCATACAGGGGAACATAGTAGGTTGACTGCCAAAAACAGTGTGAAACATAGTGTGGAACCGTAGATAATACAAGAGAAATAGGGCTAGTTCTCACCAGAAGTGGGAGTTTTCCAGTAGCTATAGCGGTAACAGACTCAAGACAGCCGGTAGTGGAGAAGGTCCAGTAGCTTCCACAATGACCCTTAGACACAACAATAGCACATTCACTCAACATGATATCAACACAGCACAGTCATAAATGTACAGCTTCTTTTATCTTTTTCACTCACCCGCAATCAGCCAATCCATCGGAAAATGACTTGGTCATGTTGTTGTgaatatacactacagtacaaacattatgaacacctgctctttccatgacagactgaccaggtgaatccaggtcaaaactttgatcccttattgatgtcacttgtaaaatccacttcaatcagtgtagataaagggcaGGAGACCAgttaaagatggatttttaagccttgagacatggattgtgtgtgtgccattcggaAGGTGAATTGGcaaaacaaaagatttaagttcctttgaacagggtatggtattaGGTGCCAGGAGCAGTTTgtgtcacgctcaacagtttccgtgtgtatcaagaatggtccaccacccaaaggacatccagccagcttgacacaactgtggaaagcattggagtcaacatgggccagcatccctatggaatgcttttgacaccttgtagagtccatgcccagatgaattgaggctgttcagagggcaaaacagggggggggtgcaactcaatattaggaaggtgttcttaatgttttgtacactcagtatatttaGCCTATGAGGGAAATGTAGTACCTGATATTTGACAGGTGACACAtagtttcccttctctctccagtccACAGAACCAGGATATGGCCCATGGCTGCTGATGTGACTCCATTTGGTGGCAGAGCAGTTCTGATGAAGATAAATGTAAGAACAATTACTATTGATTAGGCTATCTTATATCAGGGAAGCTCGTAGACTTATAATTGGGGTTAACTACAGGATCACATTTTAGTAATTACATTTCACAGCTGTACCTGAGGTTCAGTCAGGAGGAAAGTCTTCCGAAACTCTGCAAAGCTCATGTCAGAAAACTGATTCAGTCCCACTGGGAAAAGGAAAGTTACAACATGTCAGAAAACTGATTCAGTCCCACTGGGAAAAGGAAAGTTACAACATGTCAGAAAACTGATTCAGTCCCACTGGGAAAAGGAAAGTTACAACATGTCAGAAAACTGATTCAGTCCCACTGGGAAAAGGAAAGTTACAACATGTCAGAAAACTATTATGGGAAAAGGAAAGTACATTGAAAACTGGAGACTAAAAGTTGTGAGAAAACTGGGAAAACAGGAAAACTGAAATGGACAAatagttaaaaataaataaatgcagtagCCATACAGTTGAAAGAACGTGTGATTCAGTCCCACTGGGAAAAGGAAAGTTACAACATGTCAGAAACTGCATTATGATAGTGGATTCTCCTCTTATGCCCAGTGAAGATGTTCAGGCATAGCCTATGGTGGTACTCCTCCAGAGCATAGACTTTATTATACTGTAATAACAAAAACAGGTATAGGCAGGCAGTCAACTAAAGATGACAACCTCATACTGACAAGCAAATACATTTGAGGAAGGTCTTGGCCTACTGCTTTCATTTATTACAGGAAGGAACAAGATGACTGTGTCCAGTAACTCTggtatgtaggctactgtatgtcATCTGCTTTCCTAAAAATAACACGTGACAGATTTACATTGTAGCCTTTACAGTTTCACATACCTGTAACATCCAGTGTTTGAAGTGATAT
This window encodes:
- the LOC112247472 gene encoding pro-cathepsin H gives rise to the protein MSFAEFRKTFLLTEPQNCSATKWSHISSHGPYPGSVDWREKGNYVSPVKYQGHCGSYWTFSTTGCLESVTAIATGKLPLLSEQQLVDCAQDFNNHGCMGGLPSQAFEYVKYNNGLMTEDDYPYMDGSCNFKPELAAAFVKDVVNITSYDEKGMVDAVA